A single genomic interval of Dromiciops gliroides isolate mDroGli1 chromosome 1, mDroGli1.pri, whole genome shotgun sequence harbors:
- the IBA57 gene encoding putative transferase CAF17, mitochondrial, whose product MPLLEKGSQPVVLTPDPRAACMGWRLIIRGEDVAQHVIPTTQVRSTKDYHRHRYQKGIPEGIKDLPPGVALPLESNLTFMNGVSFTKGCYIGQELTARTQHMGVIRKRLFPIRFSAPVTAESLSAGAAVLTESGKQAGKYRAGEDDVGIALLRSEKIKVPLHIKTSKGHQVNIIPSVPDWWPKANK is encoded by the exons ATGCCTTTGCTGGAGAAAGGCAGCCAACCTGTGGTTCTCACCCCAGACCCCAGAGCGGCATGCATGGGCTGGAGGCTAATCATCCGTGGGGAAGATGTGGCCCAACATGTGATTCCCACCACCCAGGTTAGAAGCACTAAGGACTATCATAGACACAGGTATCAAAAAG GAATTCCTGAAGGGATCAAAGATCTGCCACCTGGGGTGGCCCTGCCCTTGGAATCCAACCTGACCTTCATGAATGGGGTCAGCTTCACCAAAGGCTGCTACATTGGACAGGAGTTGACTGCTCGGACCCAACATATGGGAGTCATCCGCAAACGCCTTTTCCCTATTAGGTTTTCAGCCCCCGTCACAGCAGAAAGCCTCTCTGCAGGGGCCGCTGTCCTCACCGAGTCAGGGAAGCAGGCTGGGAAGTACCGGGCAGGGGAGGATGATGTAGGAATCGCTTTGCTTCGGTCCGAGAAAATCAAGGTGCCCCTTCACATCAAGACCTCCAAAGGTCACCAAGTGAACATCATCCCATCTGTGCCAGACTGGTGGCCTAAAGCTAACAAGTAA
- the LOC122735516 gene encoding 60S ribosomal protein L18a-like: MKASGTLREYKVVGRCLPTPKSPVPPLYRMRIFAPNHVIAKSRFWYFVSQLKKMKKSSGEIVYCGQVFEKTPLRVKNFGIWLRYDSRSGTHNMYREYRDLTTAGAVTQCYRDMGPRHRARAHSIQIMKVEEIPASKCRRPAVKQFHDSKIKFPLPHRVLRRQHKPHFTTKRLNTFF, encoded by the coding sequence ATGAAGGCCTCGGGCACCCTGAGAGAGTATAAGGTAGTTGGAAGATGCCTGCCTACTCCCAAGAGTCCAGTGCCACCTCTTTATCGGATGCGCATCTTTGCTCCTAATCATGTCATAGCAAAGTCCCGATTCTGGTACTTTGTTTCCCaactgaaaaagatgaagaagtcTTCTGGAGAAATTGTGTACTGTGGACAGGTCTTTGAAAAGACCCCTCTTCGGGTGAAAAACTTTGGCATCTGGCTGCGCTACGATTCCAGGAGTGGGACCCACAACATGTACAGGGAGTACAGGGATCTGACCACTGCTGGTGCTGTCACTCAGTGCTACCGAGATATGGGGCCCCGTCACCGTGCCAGGGCCCACTCCATCCAGATTATGAAAGTGGAAGAAATTCCTGCCAGCAAATGCCGCCGGCCTGCAGTCAAGCAGTTCCACGACTCCAAAATCAAGTTCCCGCTGCCCCACAGAGTCCTGCGGCGCCAGCACAAGCCACACTTCACTACCAAGAGGCTCAATACCTTCTTCTAA